The following nucleotide sequence is from Acyrthosiphon pisum isolate AL4f chromosome A2, pea_aphid_22Mar2018_4r6ur, whole genome shotgun sequence.
taatattatatgatcaacATCGAAATACTCGCATATCGTTTttcgaaatatatttttctattcgtTTTCTTAAGTTACAAAACCAAacataaaaagtacaaaaatatggtaaattaaaaaaagttgtacagTCGTATCAATTGCGACATAGGTACTGGAATTAAATtagatttgttaataaattataatttataataaataaaatgtatatactgttCATATCAACttaattgtatgtgtatattgtaCAACTAAAAATGCATTGTTCACtcgttttaaacaatattattcatgtttCATTATAATGGAGAAGGGGAGGGGGGTTGACgttgaaaataacaaaattaaaaacaaataacaattgatTAATAAGTTTtcaagttttacattttaataatataatgggtttaaattaaaatttatctcACTGGttactgtttattaaaattaagaatttcttaataacaatgtatttttcACTTGTGGGCTTCAACAAACTGTTCTTTAGTGTAATTACTGCTTATGCATAATATGGTAAGTCTCTCCTAATTTCCTtacttagaataaaatattatcaacaattttcCAATACTATTTTATCAAGCATAAATTCAGtgtaaagtttaatatttctcATCAAGTAATTgagattaaaaatatcataagatgataaaaagaagttaaacattttttttttctattttaaaaggTAAATTGGGTTTTAAATTGCTGAAAATGGAGTAATACAAATAGtaacaattacatattaaaagaCCTCTGAAttctttaaacattaatatttattcaccaAGTCTTTAGAGCGagcaccaaaaaataataatatgttatgtgttgataaaatatggaaatctagtacaaatataaatcatgtatcaaaaaatgtgtttgaaCTAACATTGgacaatagaaaaaatataaactaactatctaaaatacaataacacaataattggaaaataaattactttgttcgTTTAATAGGaaaatatgtaactataatatgttaaatgaatataatttatggacTCTCCAGAATGAAGTTATTATGTTGTAGATAAAATTAGAGGCACAATACTTAGTATACtctctataaataatttatatattgtattgtcataAAGGAACATGATTTAAAACAGATGAAAAAGAAATTACggttaataataaatctatatacaCAGTGGTTCACTAAAGGTGCTCAgctttttctaatatatttttagtgcattttttttaatttaatttaatacaagcaaATTATGtcgtactaaaatattaaaataaataagaaagtAAGTTCCTGTCTTTCAACCAAATtgccattattttaaatataaactttgtgtgttttcaataatataatatattttttttaattttagatttatgaaaaatatacttttctattataaaaaactgtaaagaaaatatatagaatttaattttaatattcaataaatatgtattttctacatacatatattttgcaAAAGCGCaacatatcttttttttttaatgagaactGTCAATTTTGGATTTAAAATACATGTTGATCaacaaatttactaaaatacaacaaatgaaaatatgatattaataaatatgagttctcataaaaaattaatgttgcgCATGTGCAGAATACATGAGATAAAAATAAGTGTCAGAAATTGATAGCACAGTAATCTAgttatttattcttaaaattaaattctaaaatttgcATATGGTACTGTTATAGTGTTCTCTGTTTATAGACACACATAGTGTGTATACATAAACATGAACATATGCTATTTTCattcaactaaaaatattaaaaggaaaataCAGGCACAAATAATTTAGTGAACCATATCCATGtgtttatacacatatacaaaCACAAGCATAATACATAAACCTGTATAATATCAGTCCAAATGGACagattttctttataaaacttaaaatataaccaCTATCTATGTacgtatactaaatataataataaacaatacaacatcatgattataaaaaagaatggtagaaaataaatattatattttaatacacagcAGGCAAATGATTGCAAAATGTTCGCCAAATATTTAAGGCAAGTAGCACACACGCGTATGCATGACCGGCCTTCAAGCCAGGCTCACAATATGGCGCAGCAACGACAATAATGTTGGCGACTATTGCCCGTAGACGGCGGCGGTGTCACAGGCGCAAAGTAGGCGTGAACGTTTATGTTAGGCGAGTGTGTCTAAATGGAACAATATAAGAATTAGTTatagattacaaaaaaaaaaaattaaattaaactagcataattaataataataataatttattatttatagtaaataagctttatttgtatgtaagttccatcaattatgtattttcacattaaaattgaaatatttttaaaaccttagGAATTTTAATTAAGGGGATGCCATACCTGCATATGTTGTCTCCTTCTTGCGTAAATTcggtatgttacgcgtttgtaagactgtgacaacacatgcgggtgtagcgtcctcttaagactagctgttaaaaatgccaactctacATGATTCAAAcattgttcaatttgttatttgataTACGGTATAATGTTAtccaaatctaaaaatacatgtaCAAGCACcactttaaattcaaattttggaaaaatgaTTTCTTAGTGCACACTTAACGTTGATCATTCAGTGAGTCAGTCAGGACacattcgattatattatattatagccatactGCCAAGTGCTACCTGTGAAACTCGCTTATGATTATGCGAGCAGCTATCTATTAGTATACACTATAGAACTCAGAGAagtgtacgtaagtgtataatttctAACTCCAAAGTAACAAAGTTACACCAAGTAtgttgtttttacttaattcaaccTACAGTGGATTGGATATAATGTGCCATCCAGCAAAGCTGTAAAGCTGTATAACCTATACTCTGTTAAAAATAAGACGATGACCAGTTTACGTTCCACGACGGTCAGACGCCGTCCCCACGCCCACGGAACAAAGCCACGTCCATGCGCACTACTCGGCCGCTGGGTCATcatcttattttgaacagagtatagcttaaaaaaattattaattaatacaaaatccagCGTAATGAGTCAGAAACCTTCGCTGGAGTGTACTCAACAACTTCTTTAAGATTCATCGAGATCGGACATACATTCGCTTTTAGTTTAGTTTAGACAATTTCTATACTAAATTaccaattttgaattatttttttagctttGCCTTAGGGTTTTTcctataattttctttttaaactacCCCTgaataaagtgaaaaaaataattcgaaatTGGTCAAGCCATTTTAGAGTTTTAGCGAGACTAACGAACAGCAattcatttttatctatatatatagatataatcataaattagcCAACACACAAAGTATAAGGTTTGGCAAATTTTCACTTACCCGAAGACGTTTTATTCCATTTCTGGTAATGAGTTGACAGTCGTATAACATGATTCTTTGCAAGTTGTGACAATTAATTAGGTGTTCTAGAGATGCATCCGTAATAAGAGGACAGTTATCCAATTCAAGCACAGCCAAATGTTCAGATGCACATGTTGAAGTACTCAGATGTCTGATGCCTTCATCAGTGATTAGTTCACAATGTGATAAGCTCTGTAATTGAAAATgctagtttaaattaaaattaaatgaagaattaaccatcaataatatataccaaattcTCAAGCCGGGGGCATCCCATTGCTAAATGAAATAGAGTCGAGTCTGTAATAAATACACATTCTTCTAAATCCATTTTTTCCAAAAGATGACacgtctattaaaaattattggtgatgtaaaatatttacaaaatgtataaagtatttattattacttttgataATGCTAAAAATCCTATATCGGTAAACTGTGAACAACCAGCTACTTCTAAGGTATTTAACTGATAACATTGTTCAGCCAAGGAAACGAGACAGCTATCAGTTAATAAAGAACAGTTTGCAAgacataaatatttcaaagaatTACAGTTATTGGCTAACTTTATCACAGCTTCGTCTTCAATGttctaaagaaaattaaattcaatgataattgaGTTAAACGTAAATTGAACAATccattatatacttacattgcAGCCATGCAAATTTATAACTTCTAATTTTACACAATGTTGTGCTAAACAACTGATTGCTCGTGTTGTCATTCTTGTACAGCCTTTGGATATAAATGATTTCAATTTTGGACAACCGTGTGCTAAGGCTTCCACACCTttagaataaattacaaaataaattaaataagaaaagaacaaaagtaaaaatatttaccattttcAGTAATACCATCACACCAAGATATATTAACACTGGTCAAATTTGGGCAGCCATCAGAAATTGCTTTTAAAGATAAATCAGTCACC
It contains:
- the LOC100160470 gene encoding F-box/LRR-repeat protein 20 codes for the protein MAMETLTRDVPSSMQHHNNSSVSNMKHSYVQLSKTCLDEDAQINKKLPKELLLRIFSYLDVVSLCRCAQVSRAWNVLALDGSNWQKIDLFEFQTDVEGPVIENISRRCGGFLRQISLRGCQSVGDGSLKTLAQCCNYIEYINLNGCKRITDSTSQSLSQYCKKLLSLDIGSCSMVTDLSLKAISDGCPNLTSVNISWCDGITENGVEALAHGCPKLKSFISKGCTRMTTRAISCLAQHCVKLEVINLHGCNNIEDEAVIKLANNCNSLKYLCLANCSLLTDSCLVSLAEQCYQLNTLEVAGCSQFTDIGFLALSKTCHLLEKMDLEECVFITDSTLFHLAMGCPRLENLSLSHCELITDEGIRHLSTSTCASEHLAVLELDNCPLITDASLEHLINCHNLQRIMLYDCQLITRNGIKRLRTHSPNINVHAYFAPVTPPPSTGNSRQHYCRCCAIL